TAAATTAGATATCAAAAAAGAAAATAGGCAAATACCATTTTATTTAAAATTTGAAACAAATGTAGAAAATCCAATTGGTTATAAAATAACAAAAGAAGAATTTGATGGAATTGTTGATAATCTTGATGTTTCTTCTTTAAAATACAAATATAAAAATGAAATAACAGAAGATTCAAATAGCTTTGATTTAGACAATATCGAGATAGTGGGTGAACAAGCAAACAATTTAAAAATTGAAGAAGAGACCATAATATCTATACATATAACAAATAAAAATTATTGATTAGCAAGAATAACATTAAAGAATAATTCTCGTCAAAAATCACAATACATTTATTTAAAAATTAAAATTCAAAAAGCTGAACAAGATATAGAAATAATTAAACCCGAGATATTTAATGGTGAATTTGCTCCATTATTAAGTTCTAAATTAATGGAAAAAATTTCAGAAATTTATAAAAACAGTAATTCAGAAAAAAACAAATATAAAAAAATGGTTAACAATACATCTAACGTTGATGAATTATTAAGGATAGCAAACAATATTGAATTAGTAGAAAAAGAATTAGGGGAACTGAAAAAAAATATTGAATTTGAATATACCGGAAAAATTGAAAATAAAAAAGATACTCTCAGTGAAGATAACATTACTGTAAAAGGTGATAAAACCGAAGGATATACAAAGAAATTAGTAGAACAGTTAATTAATGAAAAGAATAAACTAGTTATTGCTAGAATTGCCCTAGCAAAAGGTAAATTAGTAGTTAATTTTTATGTTGAATTCAATTTTAACTCAAAAAATACTAAATCTATTGGTAAAATCATCGAATCAAAAGATGTGTTTGAAAAATTAATTTCTGATAAAAATAAAAAATTATTAGAAGAATTAAAAATGCTTCAATTTAAATATGAAGGTAAAGTTAATGAAAATATTAGTCCTGAAGATTTAACTAATATTATCTCGATAAGCAACCCAGAATTTAAAGCTGAAGTTAAAAAAGTGGTACCTGCAAACCACAACCAAAATAAATTAATTATTACTAAAATTAATGTAAAAAGAAATAATGAATTATTAACTACTTTCTTCGTAGAATTTTTAATTAGTCCCTCAACTTCAAAACAAATAACTGGAAGAAAAATCGATTCAAACATAATTATAAGCAAATATTTGGATAAAAGTATTTTAGATAAACTGCTAGGTAATTAATTATAAATAAATAAGAATTTTTTGGATAAGTTAGATAAAATAATTTAAACATTCACCCGACATTGTGTAAAAAACATAATGTGGGGTTTTATAATATTTTTTTGTAATATTTCTAAATTATAGTACTTTATGTATTTGCTGATTTCGTTATTTACTATTTCGAAATCTAAGTTGTTGTATTTTATAAGATCGATGTTTTCTCGCTGCAAATTTGCGAAGAAATACTCCGATCCCCTATTTTCTAATGAACATCCTTTTGCTGACATTGATTGCTGACAATTATGCTTTTCAAGAAAGTTTTTTACATAATTATTTGCATATTCAATTCCGTGGTCAGTGTGAAAAATTTTGGGAAATATTTTGAATTTTGTTATGGCTTTTTTAATCAAATTTGTTGTGTCTTCAGCGGTTCGTTTATCGCTAAGACTTCAGGATAAAATTAGATTTGTGAAATGGTCACGAATTACATGCAGATATTTTCATTTATTTAGACATTTAATGTACCTAATATCTGTTGTTCAAACTTGCCCGA
The sequence above is a segment of the [Mycoplasma] phocae genome. Coding sequences within it:
- a CDS encoding lipoprotein 17-related variable surface protein, whose product is MTLPLVAAACNNTKTEPKPNTDQEAVNKSLDNIAITVDNKDKTLPSAVTQANLKVTGQVEGFNYTYTLTADDKTGTLKVQVKSEKGGLSATKDIIISEFKKETSTPNLEEEKLRNKIVFKHTGKISGANNFDLKNIKLENNDDFAIDMMIKKEFGIKIKANSSIFIQSFRKYVIAKLTLKNSNKSYDFYVKFEIGKTNSTGAKVSEEEFNETRKQQKEIKEQELKNKIVFKYEGKISEDNKGFDFKNIKLANNDDFEIVNNKPIIKNQIKLEGMDDLQFNKKYAAIKLDIKKENRQIPFYLKFETNVENPIGYKITKEEFDGIVDNLDVSSLKYKYKNEITEDSNSFDLDNIEIVGEQANNLKIEEETIISIHITNKNYWLARITLKNNSRQKSQYIYLKIKIQKAEQDIEIIKPEIFNGEFAPLLSSKLMEKISEIYKNSNSEKNKYKKMVNNTSNVDELLRIANNIELVEKELGELKKNIEFEYTGKIENKKDTLSEDNITVKGDKTEGYTKKLVEQLINEKNKLVIARIALAKGKLVVNFYVEFNFNSKNTKSIGKIIESKDVFEKLISDKNKKLLEELKMLQFKYEGKVNENISPEDLTNIISISNPEFKAEVKKVVPANHNQNKLIITKINVKRNNELLTTFFVEFLISPSTSKQITGRKIDSNIIISKYLDKSILDKLLGN
- a CDS encoding DDE-type integrase/transposase/recombinase, translating into MCEKKDTIDLKIIEWINSIGISEGYIQGRTKLYNIFMSKLKNNAQFRAKFKHISLNFTEYKFRKCYENSEYKSKAYIKRYQHPPKEAKYNRVWTNNKIKDLDVYQFGQVWTTDIRYIKCLNKWKYLHVIRDHFTNLILSWSLSDKRTAEDTTNLIKKAITKFKIFPKIFHTDHGIEYANNYVKNFLEKHNCQQSMSAKGCSLENRGSEYFFANLQRENIDLIKYNNLDFEIVNNEISKYIKYYNLEILQKNIIKPHIMFFTQCRVNV